Proteins from a genomic interval of Zonotrichia leucophrys gambelii isolate GWCS_2022_RI chromosome 5, RI_Zleu_2.0, whole genome shotgun sequence:
- the ALDH6A1 gene encoding methylmalonate-semialdehyde/malonate-semialdehyde dehydrogenase [acylating], mitochondrial: MAAAAAARGVWGGPRRVALRLPRRAGAPWIASVTASFSSSSVPTTKLFIDGKFIESKTTEWIDIHNPATNEVVGRVPKATASEMEAAVASCKKAFWNWSETSVLSRQQIFLRYRQLIKENLKELSKLITYEQGKTLADAEGDVFRGLQVVEHACSVTSLILGETMPSITKDMDTHTYRLPLGVCAGIAPFNFPAMIPLWMFPMAMVCGNTFLMKPSERVPGALMFLAKLFQDAGAPDGTLNIIHGQHEAVNFICDHPDIKAISFVGSNQAGEYIYERGSRNGKRVQANMGAKNHGVVMPDANKENTLNQLVGAAFGAAGQRCMALSTAILVGEAQRWLPELVDRAKNLRVNAGDQPGADLGPLISPQAKERVCGLIEKGVKEGASLLLDGRNVKVKGYEKGNFVGPTILAKVKPNMTCYKEEIFGPVLVVLEADTLDEAIEMVNNNPYGNGTAIFTTNGATARKYSHLVDVGQVGVNVPIPVPLPMFSFTGSRASFRGDANFYGKQGVQFYTQLKTIISQWKEEDATISKPAVVMPTMGN, translated from the exons atggcggcggcagcggcggcgcgCGGAGTGTGGGGCGGACCGCGCCGCGTGGCGCTCAGG CTGCCGCGGAGAGCCGGTGCCCCCTGGATCGCCTCAGTCACCGcgtccttctcctcctcctcggtG CCAACAACCAAACTCTTCATTGATGGGAAGTTCATTGAGTCCAAAACTACTGAATGGATTGATATCCACAACCCA gcCACAAATGAGGTGGTTGGCCGTGTACCAAAAGCCACAGCCAGTGAGATGGAGGCAGCTGTGGCTTCTTGCAAAAAGGCTTTTTGGAACTGGTCAGAAACATCTGTTTTGAGTCGCCAGCAAATCTTTCTGCGCTACCGACAACTCATCAAAGAGAATCTG AAAGAACTTTCCAAACTCATCACCTATGAGCAAGGGAAGACCCTGGCTGATGCTGAGGGAGATGTTTTCCGAGGCCTGC aggtgGTTGAACACGCTTGCAGTGTGACATCCCTCATCCTTGGGGAGACCATGCCCTCCATCACTAAAGACATGGACACTCACACCTACCGCCTGCCTCTGGGTGTGTGTGCTGGCATTGCACCATTCAACTTCCCAGCCATGATTCCTCTTTGGATGTTCCCCATGGCCATGGTTTGTGGAAACACCTTCCTGATGAAACCGTCTGAGCGTGTACCAGGAGCACTAATGTTCCTTGCCAAGCTGTTTCAGGATGCTGGTGCCCCTGATGGGACCCTGAATATTATCCATGGACAGCATGAAG CTGTGAATTTCATTTGTGACCACCCGGATATCAAAGCAATCAGCTTTGTGGGATCCAATCAGGCTGGCGAGTACATCTATGAGAGAGGATCCCGGAATGGCAAGAGAGTCCAGGCAAACATG GGAGCCAAGAATCATGGTGTGGTGATGCCTGATGCCAATAAAGAGAACACCTTGAACCAGCTGGTTGGAGCTGCTTTTGGAGCAGCTGGCCAACGCTGCATGGCCCTGTCTACAGCAATTCTAGTAGGAGAAGCTCAGAGATGGCTGCCAGAGCTTGTAGACAGAGCCAAAAATCTACGAGTAAATGCAG GAGACCAGCCTGGAGCAGATCTTGGGCCTCTAATCAGTCCCCAGGCTAAGGAACGGGTCTGCGGTCTGATTGAGAAAGGAGTAAAAGAAGGTGCCAGCCTTCTCCTGGATGGACGTAATGTCAAAGTGAAGGGTTATGAAAAGGGCAATTTTGTTGGACCAACAATCCTTGCCAAAGTCAAG CCAAACATGACTTGCTATAAGGAGGAAATCTTTGGGCCTGTCCTAGTGGTGCTGGAAGCAGACACTTTGGATGAGGCCATTGAGATGGTGAACAATAACCCCTATGGGAATGGAACTGCAATCTTCACCACCAATGGAGCCACAGCTCGGAAGTATTCTCACTTAGTAGACGTGGGGCAG GTGGGTGTCAACGTTCCAATCCCAGTACCTCTGCCCATGTTCTCTTTCACTGGCTCTCGTGCTTCTTTCAGAGGGGACGCCAATTTCTATGGCAAACAG GGAGTGCAGTTCTACACACAGCTGAAAACTATCATTTCTCAATGGAAGGAGGAAGATGCCACCATTTCCAAGCCTGCTGTGGTTATGCCAACTATGGGAAACTAA